The nucleotide sequence attagccaggcatgatagcgggcacctataatcccagctactcgggaggctgaggcaccagaatggcttgaacccaggaggtggaggttgcagtgagccaggatcacaccactgcactccagcctagatgacaagagactccgtctcaaaaaaaaaaacaaaacaaaacaaaaaaacacctaatttgtcctatgaagagaaaaaaaaaatagctcagcAGTATGAGGAATGTGAGGTATGCAAAatttatcaggcccagagagacgTGAGAATGAGACTTTACTCACAGGACACACCCCCATGCCCAGGGgaaattgtttaaaaacattttttcttttttttcttccttgtagtTTCCAGGCTAGCTAGTAAATATCTAAAGTGTTACTGCAAGTTGCACAATGTGACCCTCACCCATTATCTAACATTATATAACATGAGTTCCTGGAATCTGTGACACAAAGaacaatgtatagccaatcactaatcaatgttatttctgtaaaccaaagAGAATTCCTGCCAAACAACTTTGTATCGGCCCACATCCTGTCCTGGATTTTTGGCCTTTAAAAACCTGTTTGTAACAAAGGCCAAATGGAGCTCAAATCCACTTGGATCTGGGTCTGCTGGGCAGCTGTCCTCATTATGGTCaagtaaattctttaaaattgtattttgtgccttagtttcttcCTTTAGGTTCACAGAAGCCATTAGAAACATCTTTATCTTCTTCTACCAGCTTTTTTCCCCTTGATCTACTGTTATTTGTACCTTGTGCAGAACTATTCAGGACAGAGATCAGCTGATAGTGAGATCCATTTCCTCCTCAGGTCAGTCACTTTCCATAGGTGTTACATCCTGAGGAGGCTTCAACTCAATTTCACAATACATATGATCATCAATCTGTATTATAAGACTTATTTACACAAGGGAGTTTAATCTTGCCAACAGTATTACCATATGGCAGTATGAGcatggtacaaaaaaaaaatcagtttcgttacaaatcagtaagaattAGAGATATTTGATTTGCCTTCCCAACAGAAATCTACCCTTCCCCATTTGTCAGCTTTATACTGATTACTGCCCCAGGCAATTTCAGATCACATTTCTCAATGTAATCTCTGACTTCcgactttttaaatttctccaaaTTGGGCAAAATACAGCAAATACAGGTCTTAGGGGTACTTTGCCCAAGGTTGGTGAGTTTGGTCTAGCATCAAGGTACAATCCAGCACTCTTTCACCTTGATTTTAGTGATTACAAATAACAATAATCAAGGActtgtatattttgtttgtttcttattgttTGCACTTCCCCTTATGCACCCAGTGAACCAACTCCCTGGCAGTTGGATCTATCTCCAAATTTCACTGGTAATTTTTAAGTACCTGAGCACAGCACAGTTGTGGCTCCATAGTAGGGGTGACCACCTGACCACCCAGGAGTCAAAAGTTCCTCATTCCCCATCCATTTATCCTTTTTCTTCCTAAACCATGCTTCGATGAGCCACTCTAGCtagagccactctagcaaatccCAATCCTGACATCTGAGGATACAGAAAAAAACCAACTCAGTTTCTCCTACTATTCTCTCACAACACAGAATGTTTCTGTGATATGTGTGAGGGCTTTCCCCACACACTAAGCAAGCAATAATTTCTGCAGCAGACACTCGGCTAAATGTCCtgtaattcaattcaattctatCCTGGAGACATCAGCtgccacaggttaagggctcagtcccacaagactgccctccTCCCACTTCGGATGCCAACTGCAAGCCCTAGGTTGTTTTAACTGCTTCTGACCTGGCAGCTCTAGAGGTTCCCACAAGCCCCTCccttgggttcaattaatttccTAGAGCAGGTCACAgaactcaagaaatattttatttacatttaccagttttaataaaggatattacaaaggatacagatgaagagacgtATAGTGCAAAACATAGAAAAGGACACAGCTTCAATGCCCTCTCCAGGCATGCCACCTTCCAGCAACCTCAGCTACCCAGCTCACTGACCTCTGTCCTTGTGGGTTTTCACGAGGCTTCATTATATAGGCATGACTGATTAAACCACTAGCCATTGGTGAACAActtaaccttcagcccctctccccaccaccctcTAATCACACCTTGGTCTCTCCACTGACTAGCTCCCACCCCGAAGCTACCTAAAGGTGGCCAGCCACCAGTcaactcattagcatacaaaaagataCTTAACACTGGGGATTCCAAGGATTTTTTAGGAGTTCTATGCCAGGAGAGGGAAGCAAAACCAAATATACACTTCCTAATATCACAAGGAGCATTAAGCAATGCTTCTGGGTACTGCTGAATTGGAGTGGCAGCTAACATTACTGAAGTGGGAAAGGCTAGGTACGTTTCCAAACTAATTCCCAGGAGTCACTAAATGACACAGGGGTCCCAACCTGCCTTCCCATTTTAACTATGAACTCCTAGTAGGTGAGATAAGCTTCTTCCACTGACATTAAATCTGTTAAAATGTCACAGACATCAATGCAAATAACAGAATAGTGTGCTGTATGAATCCTGAGGTTTTTATTGCTGTAGTGCAATTAGAAATGGAGAAGggggccagccgtggtggctcatgcctgtaatcccagcactttgggaggctgaggcgggtggatcacttgaggtcaggagtttgagacaagtctggccaacaaatcccgtctttactcaaaaatacaaaaaaattagccaggtgtggtggcgggcacctgtaatctcagctactggtgaggctgaggcagaagaattgcttgaacccaggaggtggagcttgcagtgagccaagatcgcactactgcaccccaggctgggcgacacagtgagactccatctcaaaaaaaaaaaaaaaaaaagacaaagtcatGATTAAAAtactagccaggtgcagtggctcatgcctgtaatcccaacagcctcctttgggaggctgagacaggatgacagcttgagcctaggatgGGCAACATATGGAAATCCCATCCTTacaaaaaaacatcaaaaaattaattgggaataggaggaggctgaggttgaacccagaatgtcaaggctgcagggagtcatgattgtgccactgcagtccagcctggacaaaagagagccttaaaaaaaaaggattaaagcACTATTATTTCTGACACGGTAAGAACTACCAAAACACCTGCTATAGCTGGGTTTAGACAGGCCTATGGCTCAAGGTTATTATCAACATTAACTCGGCAGTTTTTGAGATTAAACAAACTCCACCGGCCTGGCCTGGAAATAAAACATCTAACACTGTATTCATCAAAAAAGCAACATTTCAAAATCTAAAGCCAATCTATCTGTAAACTGGGGACTGTGTGAAATCAGTTCAAATTTTCAACATAATTCAGTATACCCAAAGACTCATTCCCACAACCAAAACTCCCTTCTAAGTCCACAAAAGTACTCACAGAAATAGAAGCAGTAGGATCCAACTGATATTTAGCTGCAATGCCAAAACGAGTGCAGTTGGTACCTGATGTCCAAGCAAGGTTTACTGAAGTGTCAAGATCTTCACATACTTTCTGATAAATTGACCCTCCAAATTCCGTCCCATCATTCctataagatattttaaattagtaGATCTAGAACAGACAATGTAATAATGTCTAAGGCACAGGCTGATTTGTAgcattacatttaaataaaaactacagcTCAAGTGGGTCTTTAGTGTTCCACTGAAAACTTGCAAGTTTTAACAGGTTTTTTACCCCAACCCATACCCATACAGGGACTGGTAAAATGAACCACAGAATATCCATTCAGTGGAATTATCACACTGTATTAAACATACAAGAGATTCCCATACAGCCTTTTGGTTATttcataaacacatatatatacacacacatataaaaaggTGAACCACCACAACGTTAACAAAGATTATATACCTAGCTGGCATGATTATGAGAAATGTaggttttcttctttgtgcttgTTATTTACCAATGAATTTttacaatggaaagaaaaacattttaagtacTTTTCATGTATCTATCTAGTTTGGGCTTAGGTAAAAACACCaggctggatgtagtggctcacgcctataatcccaacactttaggtggaggcaggaggatcgcctgaggtcaggagtttgagacaagcctgggcaacatagcaagaccccatctctataaaaataatttaaaacaaaccaaaaaaacaaaaaaacagcagcagcagctgggcacagtggctcatgcctgtaaacccagcaatttgggaggtgggcagatcaagaggtcaggagttccagaccagcctcaccagcatggtgaaactccgtctctaccaaaatacaaaaattagccgggcgtggtggcatgcgcctgtagtcccagctacttgggaggctgaggcaggagaactgtttgaacccgggaggtggatgttgcagtgagctgagatcgccacagagcaactctgtctcaacaaaaaaaaaaaaaagaaagaaaaaaaaacccccaacAACAAAACGCCATACATTTTAGGCAATCCTATCACGTCAGCATCCCacacatcttttaaaatgaatatactgGTAGCAGTCTGCCAATATCTAATGCCTCGTGTAAAACTACAAAGTGCATTAAACCCcatataaaatgaacatttacTCTCTCAGCACCAAAGGTCAGATTGACATTCTTTTACTATAAGCTTTCAAGGGGCACCCTAGAAATGACCAagaatgattttgtttttaaatgttaagagAAATCCTTTAGGGTGCACCCAGATCAATAAGAGATGACAGACATCAAAATCATTCTCTGAGGGCCTACATCACAGTATCCTATGAAAGAAATACTTACACATTAGTGTGTAGCTGGAAGTCCCCAGTCCTGTAGCCCACTGCAAAGTTATTCCTTGTCAGCTTTGATTTGGCACTGTCGAAGGTCATCTGGTACCCAGCAAGCCAGCCCTCATAACCAAAGACAGCTGAACCATGGATTGCAGGTCCAGCAAAATCAAAGTCAACATCACAACCAAGGTTTATACACTCCCTCTTGTAAGAGGACTTGATTTTACcacttttctttctggaaaaagaacaaactgacGTCACTGGGAAAAACGTACACACACTTATGCACAAGAGAGCACAAAACAGACTTAAATTAACTGCAGTATGACCAGGGAGTAAAAACCAGCAATAACTGAGTAAAAAAATCATCTCAATGAACTACAAGACAAGGACACAAGGCAACTGGACGGCCATCTACAACTGCTTTGCAGAATTAACAATCATTCACAAAAGCCTGTTAGAAACACATTAATTGCCCAAGTTAGTGCAACAACGAAGAGGCAAATATTTGAAGGCAAGCCAATGATAGCAACCGTAGTATTCTAAAAGCagatataggccaggcatggtggctcccgcctgaaatctcagcactgtgggaggctgaggcgggtggatcacctaaggtcaggagttcaagaccagcctggccagcatggtgaaaccccatctctactaaaaatacaaaaaaaaattagccaggcatagtggcacatgcctgtaatcccagctacccggaaggctgaggcaggagaatcgcttgaacccagcaggcaaaggttgcagtgagccaagatcgcaccattgcagtccagcctgggtgacagagaataaataaataggctgggagcggtggctcacacctgtaatcccagcactctgggaggccacagcaggcagatcacaaagtcaggagttcaagaccagcctgaccaacatggtgaaaccctgtctctactaaaaatacaaaaattaggcgggcgtggtggcacaccgcctgtaatctcagctactcaggaggctgaggcaggagaatcacttgaacccgggaggcggaggctgcagtgagccaagatcatgccactacactccagcctgggtgacagagtgaaactctgtctcaaataaaaataaaaataaaaataaaaataaataaaacaaaacaaaacaaaacaaaataaaataaaatagatgaaataaaataagaaaaaaaaaaaaaatggccaggcatggtgactcatgtctgtaatcccaccattttgggaggccaacgcaggcagatcacctgaggtcattagttccagaacagcctggccaaaatggcgaaaccctacctctactaaaaatacaaaaattagctgggcgtggtggcgtgcgcctgtagtccctgctactcagggaggctgaggcagaagaatcgcttgaacctgggaggtggaggttgcagtgagccaagatgatgccaccacattccagtctgggtgacacagagaagactccatctcaaataaataaataaaagcagatacAGAGATTTCACCACCACAAGGTAGCTTAAGAAGCTATCAAACAGTAAAGGTACACCTTTTCTAAATACACAAAAGAGAAATGCTTTTAAATGTAATACAGATAAAAATGTCTGTGCTTACCCTGTGTTTGGTGAGAAGGTAGTATCAAATGTCAGTTTCAAACCTTGACAAatctattttgaaagaaaagtaatttgctttcttttttgaaatacaaaaataattaataaaattaatactaaaattttcaaaatgttaccTGGTCTTCAATTGCGATTTCTGTTCCCAGAGTGTTATCAGTGTTCCACTTTTCTGTGAAAGTCAGACCATACTCACACCACTTGTATTTGGTCTCCAAGGTCCCAGTAACTTTACCAGTGTCTGTATTAGATGAACCAGACGTTGAAAATTCCTAACAAGACAATCAATAACTTCATGAACATTCTCATAAGCCTAGAATTCATCACTAacttacaaacacacacacacacacaacccgcTGAAACATTTGGTAAACTCATGAATCCTCCTTTTTCTAGCTTCCTGAACACTCGTATCCCTCTGCACTGTGCTACTCTCTGAAGCTTATATAAGAGTGACAAGCCTTTGAGCAACTGACTGCCACTTCACATACAGCTGACACTTCTAATCAATCACAAGTTCATCTGTAGTGAATTCTCAAGTGAACAAACTGtacaccccttttttttttttttttttttgagaccgagtcccgctctgtcgccacactggaatgcagtggcgtgatctcggcttactgcaacctccgccttccaggttcaagtgattctcctgcctcagcctcccaagtagctgggattacaggtgcccgccaccacgcccagctgatttttgtatttttagtacagatggggtttcactatgttggccaggctggtctcccaactcctgacctcaggtgatccaccacctcggcctcccaaagtgctgggattacaaacgcgagccactgcgcccggccaactgtACATCTTTTAAGGAAGGTTTTGCTAAGGTGATTTTATTTGGGATTCAAAAGTCAGCAGGAAACTAAgagtggcggctcacgcctatgatcccagcacttagagaccagcctgggctacacagcaagacgccatctctacaaaaattaagaaaccagctcagcgtggtggtgtgcgcctgtagtcccagctactcaggaggccaaggtgggaagatggcttgagcctgggaggtccaagctgcagtgagccataatcccaccattgcactcagcatgggtgacacagtgagaccctgtctaaaaataataatgtgcCAATCCCTGGTTGCACacgaactgaaaaagaaaaaatatggaggGCTTatctgaatttttgtttgtttgagacagcatcttgcctctgtcacccaagctggagcacagtggtgtgatcacagctcactgcagcctcaacctcccaggctcaagtgatccacatacctcagcctcctgagtagctgggatcacaagcatcaCCACGCCATGCCTAAGGAAGACAGCTgatgtgaaaataataaagagactACAGCCAGAAATTGTGATATCTGCAGAGTGAGAAATATCAAAAACTGTATCAACAGGAGGAAAGGGCAGTCATCCTTCTCTCAGAAAATAGAACATTTGTATAACTATTGCTCTGCTGATAGAGACAAATCCTCAGGTCTTATATATACTCTCCTAAATTAGATCCTTTCATTAACAGGAATTTCAAGTCAAAGCATAGCCCTCAATACCTACACTAAAAAGCACtgtattggctgggcacagtgggtcacacctgtaatcccagcacttcaggaggctgaggcgggacgatcacttgaggtagggagtttgagaccagcctagccaaaatggtgaaaccccatctctactaaacatacaaaaattagccaggcatggtggtgcatccctgtaatcccagcactcaggagtctgaggcaggagaatcacctgaactcgagagcctgaggttgcagtgagccaagatggtgccacggCACTCTAACCTGGTGAtggagtgagtgagactccatctcccattaaaaaaaaaaaagcattagattggccaggcacggtggctcacgcgtgtaatcccagcactttgggaggccgaggcaggcagatcatgaggtcaggagatcaagaccatcctagctaacatggtaaaaccccatctctattaaaatacaaaaaattagctgcgtgtgggggtgggcacctgtaggcagaagaatggtatgaacctaggaggcagagcttgcagtgagctgagatcgcgccactgcactccaacctgggcgacagagcaagactccatctcaaaaaaaaaaaaaacaaccattgGATCCTGTTAGGAAAGAACACTGGATATAAAAATTAGGAGTTCTGATGTCCAGTTCTTCATGTCATTTACTAAACGCATCACACTGGGCAGGacacattttttggttttttttttttttggagacagggtctcactgtcgcccaggttggagtacagtgccacaggcacagctcactgcagcctcaaactcctgggctgaagcgaagCGATCCtgctatctcagcctcccaagtagctgggacttcaggtgcccaccaacaagcacagcaaatttttaaatttttttgtagagacagggtctcgctatgttgcccaggttagtctcagaactcctgggctcaagtgatcctcctgccttggcctcccaaagcgctgggattacaggaatgagccactgtgaccagcctcaCTTACCTTTTTTGGGTCTGTTTCTGCAACTATAATTACAAAGCTTACCTCCAGATGATTAAATTGAACTGACACTGTGAAAGTTTGTACATTTTCATATGCTCCACAGAAAACGAAAGCattattaaaacaatatatatggAACAGGTTCTTCTAGCAGATAGTTTGAACGGGGAATGTGTGAGCAGCTATTTTTAATCCTGAATGACATTAATGACTCTTGGGGCCCCACCCACTGCCATCCATCAGCCCATAGATCAAGAGCCAGCCTATATACACATGCCAAGGAAGCCTCAAGAAACAAAGCCAATACCACCCTGTGGGACCAGAGTTGGGCCAGATTACAGCTCATGCCCTTTACCACCAGACAGTTTGGCTTCTACATTCTGGGGTGGCCTCAGTAGCTTTGCAGTTCAGGTAAGAAAACAGAGCCAGGTATTAACGGGACTTATCCGGGGCCAGAGACAACCTACAGGATCAATACCACGGCTGTTCAATTACATGTATTAAATGTGAGTAAAAACATGCTACACCTAATCCAGCTCCTATACATCCTTCATGCTCTTAAACCTACTTCCATAAAACTTTCCCTAACCCTATACACAATAATCTATTCTTTTCCAACAAAGATTTGGTTTATCAAACAATCTAGTATTTGATATTAATTATCTCAGTATTCTCAGTTTATTTTATCTCTCCAACTAGAAAGTAAGCTTTTTAAACACGAGGACTGAGTCTTTTTTAGAAGGCCCTTTGTGTTTCAACAAACACGGTAGGGGCCTCAATAAACTAACAATAGGAACATTAAAAAACACACTAAATCACTGCACTGTAACCTGTTAACTTGGCCAAATAAGTCATTCAATCGTAACTAAACACCTAGGCTTCCTTTCAGACCAAAGAAAACAAGTGACAGATATGATCAATGTAAAACCCCAGAAATCCAACAGgccggccgggagcggtggctcacgcctgtaatcccagcactttgggaggccgaggcggacggatcacaaggtcaggagatcgaggccacggtgaaaccccatctctactaaaaatacaaaaaattagccgggcgcggttgcgggcgcctgtagtcccagctactcgggaggctgaggcaggagaatggcgggaacccgggaggcggagcttgcagtgagacgacattgcgccactgcactccagccacagggacagagcgagactctgtctcaaaaaaaaaaaaaaaaaagaaatccaacagGCCTAGGCTTTTAAACAACTACAGGCcgagcgctgtggctcacgcctgtaatcccagcactttgggatcacttgaggtcaggagtttgagaccagactggccaacatggcaaaaccctgtttctactaaaaatacaagaattagcagggcatggtagcaagcacctgtaatcccagctacttgggaggctcaggttgaggcaggagaatcgcttgaacctgagatcatgccactgcattccagcctgggcgacagagcaagactgcgtctcaggggggaaaaagaaaaaaaagaaagaaaccacaatacaattaatttaaataaatatcagtTGCATGCACTCCATCAAAAATGTCtacacaggccgggcgtggtggttcatgcctgtaatcccagcactttgggagcctgaggagggcagatcacaaggtcaggagatcgagaccatcctggctaacatggtgaaaccccatctctactaaaaacacaaaaaaattagacgggtgtggtggtggccagtgcctgtagttccagctactcaggaggctgaggcaagagaatggcatgaacctgggaggtggagcttgcagtgagccgagatcatgccactgcactccagcctgggtgacagtgcgagactcggtctcaaaaaaaaaaaaaaaaactctctctctctctctatatatacacacacatacatatatcaaaataaccTATAGTATTCTAATATGCACACACTTATACCCACCCCGAAataatctcaaaacaaaaatttttagagTAAAAAAAATTGCACAAAGTTAAATTttactagctgggcatggtggctcacatctgtaatcccagcactttgggaggtcaattaaaggcaggtggatcacttgagctcaggaattcaagagcagcctgggcaacacggcaaaacgtCATCTctagaaaaactataaaaaatactcAGGCATGATGATAGGGCCTATACTCCCAGATGCTTGGGCGGCTGacgtgggaagattgcttgaggctgcagtgagctgagattgtgccactgcactccagtctgggcaacagagtgagaccctgtctcaaagaaagttaaattttactttatccCCTTTGTAACAGTTCACTCAACTATCAAGTCaccaaaataccaaaatattaacctctttaaaa is from Macaca fascicularis isolate 582-1 chromosome 9, T2T-MFA8v1.1 and encodes:
- the VDAC2 gene encoding non-selective voltage-gated ion channel VDAC2 isoform X2; protein product: MLVIPATQEAEEFSTSGSSNTDTGKVTGTLETKYKWCEYGLTFTEKWNTDNTLGTEIAIEDQICQGLKLTFDTTFSPNTGKKSGKIKSSYKRECINLGCDVDFDFAGPAIHGSAVFGYEGWLAGYQMTFDSAKSKLTRNNFAVGYRTGDFQLHTNVNDGTEFGGSIYQKVCEDLDTSVNLAWTSGTNCTRFGIAAKYQLDPTASISAKVNNSSLIGVGYTQTLRPGVKLTLSALVDGKSINAGGHKLGLALELEA
- the VDAC2 gene encoding non-selective voltage-gated ion channel VDAC2 isoform X1; the protein is MATYGQTCARPMCIPPSYADLGKAARDIFNKGFGFGLVKLDVKTKSCSGVEFSTSGSSNTDTGKVTGTLETKYKWCEYGLTFTEKWNTDNTLGTEIAIEDQICQGLKLTFDTTFSPNTGKKSGKIKSSYKRECINLGCDVDFDFAGPAIHGSAVFGYEGWLAGYQMTFDSAKSKLTRNNFAVGYRTGDFQLHTNVNDGTEFGGSIYQKVCEDLDTSVNLAWTSGTNCTRFGIAAKYQLDPTASISAKVNNSSLIGVGYTQTLRPGVKLTLSALVDGKSINAGGHKLGLALELEA